A region from the Triticum urartu cultivar G1812 chromosome 1, Tu2.1, whole genome shotgun sequence genome encodes:
- the LOC125554544 gene encoding uncharacterized protein LOC125554544, which produces MAMAPTASAVSFSARPSTVRPRAASASAGAGRVPAGAPQGGKWWAPLVGWSGKADYIEAAAPVVAEEEKPGRSFVGGLTEEKARQLRARMSETESFHDAMYHSAIASRLARST; this is translated from the coding sequence ATGGCCATGGCACCGACAGCGTCCGCCGTCTCCTTCTCCGCCCGCCCCTCGACGGTCCGGCcacgcgccgcctccgcctcggcgGGAGCCGGGCGGGTTCCCGCGGGGGCGCCCCAGGGAGGCAAGTGGTGGGCGCCGCTGGTCGGCTGGTCGGGGAAGGCCGACTACATCGAGGCCGCGGCGCCGGTGGTGGCCGAGGAGGAGAAGCCCGGGAGGTCCTTCGTGGGCGGCCTGACGGAGGAGAAGGCGCGGCAGCTGCGTGCCCGGATGTCGGAGACGGAGAGCTTCCACGACGCCATGTACCACTCCGCCATCGCCTCCCGCCTCGCCCGCTCCACCTAG